TGGACAGTAAGTACTCCTACCACTATATTTTGGACAGTAAGTTTCTCATTTAATAACTTGTGAGTTTCAATTTCCACTTGGCATCAGATTTCAATGTTTTCTGCAAATGTAAGTTGTTCAGGTTTTATCTATAACTTTCTCTTATCTATGCAGGACTATGTTGCCACAAGATGGTACAGGGCCCCTGAATTGTGTGGATCATTTTTCTCAAAGGTGCAAGAGTGATTATCCCTTTCATTATTTTGGATGCAGTTTGATCTTTTTATCTGGTATTGTAGTTGTAGCTCCGTGTGCTATAATGATTCTTTAAAAAGTTTCCAACTGAttctttttgtgtgtgtgttattGCCCCATTGCATGTAATGCTTCTTCATCTCTTATTTTCTCCGATTCACTTCTAATTTTGCGGTGAACAGTGATCCCACCATCTGCCCTTTTCTCCTTAACTTACTTTCAGTAGATTTAGGACATTTTATTTAATCTATTGTCATGGTTTGTAGCCTACAAGGAACTCAGCTCCGACCTAATATGCATTAGCAATCCTATATTGGTATTTTTTCTTCTGTTGGAagagaaattaattaattaattttggcaTGCACTGGCAATCCTATATTGTTAACCCTTTTGCTAACAAAGGCTTTGCCTGGAAAACAATACTGCATCTGTAACCCTTCCTATAATGGGTGCCGTTTGACAGATTGTTAATAATTTTAtacaatataatattagaatgaGCCATACCTTCACTATCTTCTATGAAAATCTTTCTTTGGTTGGCCTTCCATTGTTTGTGAGGTTAATATTGCCAACTATTAGATATTGGGAGTACGTATACTTCTTATATGGCATTGAACAGTAACCGTTTTAAGTTAGTCATGCAGTCACCAATCATAGCCATCTCAGTCTACTGCAATGAATGTGTTCGTTTTACTGCTTCCTTTTCCAGGTGTGACTTTCAGTCTATTGACactctgttttttattttcagtatACACCTGCAATAGATATATGGAGCATAGGATGCATTTTTGCGGAGCTCTTAACTGGAAAGCCTCTATTTCCTGGCAAAAACGTTGTCCATCAATTGGATCTGATGACTGAACTATTGGGAACACCATCTGCCGATGCAATTGCCAGGGTCAGTTTCCtgtaataaatttatttacagTATTAACAAATCCTGGCTATATGTTATTTTGTGTACATTTCATTGTCTGAGTTACTGTTTTCTGAGTCTAACTCTAAATTTTATCAAACAGGTACGCAATGAGAAGGCGCGCAGATACTTGAGCAGTATGCGAAAGAAGAAGCAAATTCCTTTCTCCCAGAAGTTCCCTAATGCAGACCCACTTGCTCTTCGTTTATTAGAAAGAATGTTGGCATTTGAACCAAAGGATAGACCGACTGCTGAAGAGGTAAATGTTAAATGCAAATTTTTCATTACATTTTACTATGTATAAAATTCTGCTAATGGAGATATTCTTCTGCTTCGTTTAGGCTCTTGCTGATCCCTATTTTAAGGGTTTGGCAAAGGTGGAGAGAGAACCTTCTGCTCAGCCTGTTACCAAGatggaatttgaatttgagaggCGAAGGATAACCAAGGAAGATGTAAGGGAGCTCATTTACCGTGAGACTCTTGAATACCATCCAAAGATGTTGAAGGAGTACTTAGAAGGATCTGAGCCAACTGGCTTCATGTATCCAAGGTATTCTCATCCTAAATTTTATCTTATCAACCTAGTTTAAAATAGCCTACTCATACATTTCTCTTACAAGAGTCTTTTGTAGTTATAATCATGTAGATGTTCATTGTCTGGTCAACTTTCTGCATCTCATAACATAAAAATGTCTGGTCAACATTGTCGGTGTTTTAATGGAACTGTTACTCTGAGTTGTGAAAAGTTGAAGCACCTCGAAATAAAACCCTGACTGCTCTTCCCAGTGAAGCAGATGATTTCTCATGCTAACGTCATGATGATCTGATCAAACTTTAGCACTGTGCCAGGCTTCCATAAGAATGATTCTGTGATATTGCATCTGAAGCgtataaacaaagaaaactcaAATGCACTACTTTAAGCCTCTTAGGGTTTCCTAGTGTAGTGAGGTGAACTGTCACTCTCAGGAGCCTTCACAGTTTGCTATCGAGGTGGGAGGTATATAAGGTACAGGAATCGGTATACAAGTAAGATAGATATGCACGTCTTACAATCTTGAAAAGGCAAGAACTATGGCTTTATAATGTTAGTAGACAGAGTGTTAACAGATATTAGGTCTATTTCATGTAATCAAGTATTTGATTTGGAATCTAAACCTTGAATGTCAAATTTGGTGGATGAATAACATGCAAACCCCCAGGAGAGCATGCAAACCAAGTTTCCTCCGATTTGCGAGCCTTATTGCTCTTCAAAGGAGAAAGGtttatcttaatttttaatatacTTGCTTTCTCAATACAGTGCTGTTGACCATTTCAAGAAGCAATTCACTTATCTTGAGGAGCACTACGGAAATGGCACAACAGCTGTTGCACCTGAAAGAACACATGCATCGCTACCCAGGTATCCCTTGTAGCTCCTGTTTTCTAAGCATCACCTGTGAATTCTATTAGTATTCTTATCGAATTGCTCGCAATCTGATTCGAAATCTGGTGATTGACTAAATTTTGTGCTTGTAGggcatgtgtttcatattcagATAACCAGGTACAGCATTCAACTGATGTCACAGATGACCTCTCAAGATGCTGCATcaaagaagctgagaaaccacAGACGGACAGGAGCAGTGGGGTCCCTACGACAAGGCTCCCAATTCAAGTTCCTCATACCATCCAAGGTGCAGACATGATTACAAATAAATGTTGTTAACAGGGTGTCTGGTTTTTCGCCCTCTAGATGCACTTGCAATATTTATTTTGTTCCCATTAGtcactttactttttttttttaaacttgtaATGCTGCTTTTTGATGCAGGAGCTGCAAGGCCTGGGAAAGTTGTGGGGTCGGTATTACGCTTTAATAATTGCGGCACAGCAGCTACAGCAGAGGCTCTTGAGCAGAGAAGGGTGGTGAGGAATCCAGGTTCTCCGGCTCAATACCCTGCTGCAAGTGCAGCTTCATATCCGAGAAGAAATCTGCCCTGTAAAAATGAG
This Pyrus communis chromosome 6, drPyrComm1.1, whole genome shotgun sequence DNA region includes the following protein-coding sequences:
- the LOC137736504 gene encoding mitogen-activated protein kinase 15-like isoform X1; amino-acid sequence: MQSDQRKKSSADVDFFTEYGEGSRYKIEEVIGKGSYGVVCSAYDTHTGEKVAIKKINDIFEHVSDATRILREIKLLRLLRHPDIVEIKHILLPPSRREFKDIYVVFELMESDLHQVIKANDDLTPEHYQFFLYQLLRGMKYIHTANVFHRDLKPKNILANADCKLKICDFGLARVAFSDTPTAIFWTVSTPTTIFWTDYVATRWYRAPELCGSFFSKYTPAIDIWSIGCIFAELLTGKPLFPGKNVVHQLDLMTELLGTPSADAIARVRNEKARRYLSSMRKKKQIPFSQKFPNADPLALRLLERMLAFEPKDRPTAEEALADPYFKGLAKVEREPSAQPVTKMEFEFERRRITKEDVRELIYRETLEYHPKMLKEYLEGSEPTGFMYPSAVDHFKKQFTYLEEHYGNGTTAVAPERTHASLPRACVSYSDNQVQHSTDVTDDLSRCCIKEAEKPQTDRSSGVPTTRLPIQVPHTIQGAARPGKVVGSVLRFNNCGTAATAEALEQRRVVRNPGSPAQYPAASAASYPRRNLPCKNERGECEGVEGSNGLQPKPPQYIPRKVAAAQGGTGSQWY
- the LOC137736504 gene encoding mitogen-activated protein kinase 15-like isoform X2, whose protein sequence is MQSDQRKKSSADVDFFTEYGEGSRYKIEEVIGKGSYGVVCSAYDTHTGEKVAIKKINDIFEHVSDATRILREIKLLRLLRHPDIVEIKHILLPPSRREFKDIYVVFELMESDLHQVIKANDDLTPEHYQFFLYQLLRGMKYIHTANVFHRDLKPKNILANADCKLKICDFGLARVAFSDTPTAIFWTDYVATRWYRAPELCGSFFSKYTPAIDIWSIGCIFAELLTGKPLFPGKNVVHQLDLMTELLGTPSADAIARVRNEKARRYLSSMRKKKQIPFSQKFPNADPLALRLLERMLAFEPKDRPTAEEALADPYFKGLAKVEREPSAQPVTKMEFEFERRRITKEDVRELIYRETLEYHPKMLKEYLEGSEPTGFMYPSAVDHFKKQFTYLEEHYGNGTTAVAPERTHASLPRACVSYSDNQVQHSTDVTDDLSRCCIKEAEKPQTDRSSGVPTTRLPIQVPHTIQGAARPGKVVGSVLRFNNCGTAATAEALEQRRVVRNPGSPAQYPAASAASYPRRNLPCKNERGECEGVEGSNGLQPKPPQYIPRKVAAAQGGTGSQWY